A genomic stretch from Diachasmimorpha longicaudata isolate KC_UGA_2023 chromosome 2, iyDiaLong2, whole genome shotgun sequence includes:
- the LOC135172900 gene encoding maltase 2-like: MQRILSAIVFLISFTIVVSDIKNKGWWKNAVFYQIYPRSFQDDNNDGIGDLRGITKRLDYFKTTGIDAIWLSPIYASPMVDFGYDISDFRKIHPDYGTDEDFAELMEKARQLNIKVLMDFVPNHTSDEHEWFKKSVAGDETYQDYYIWHNISADGKPINNWISVFGGSAWNCTSARRQCYFHQFHYKQPDLNFRSEKVKREMEDIIKFWLAKGIHGFRIDAIPHLFEAENLQDEPRTFLPGIVNGEYGYLHHFNTKDQPETYEVVKSWRKIMDDYADSTNSEEKVMTVEAYAWLNNTVKYYDFGCHVPFNFYFITDVNRNSGPDEFKNIIDMWTAETEKRPGTVANWVMGNHDGSRTASRFPGRGDQMTMLAMILPGIAVTYNGEEIGMIDKTDISYEETQDPAGCNAGPDKYKEKSRDSVRTPMQWDNSVNAGFNDGTKPWLPVNENFIELNLAAQKIAKASHYKIYQKLIHLRKTKAALLSGKLGSFVSPDKKSLTIVRSTDMDSIILVINFSDTETVTVNVTSQVSSLAAGGIVEVATLDSPIKEGSSVNLKKLSIAPKQSLVLSAKIKQ; the protein is encoded by the exons ATGCAACGTATATTATCTGCTATTGTGTTTCTCATCTCCTTCACTATTGTTGTGagtgatataaaaaataaaggcTGGTGGAAGAATGCAGTGTTTTATCAAATATACCCTCGAAGTTTTCAGGATGATAATAATGATGGCATTGGCGACCTCAGAG GTATCACTAAAAGGCTAGATTACTTCAAGACGACGGGGATCGATGCTATATGGCTATCACCGATTTATGCTAGTCCTATGGTCGACTTcggatatgatatttccgattttcggaaaattcatCCCGACTACGGAACTGATGAAGATTTCGctgaattaatggaaaaagCTCGCCAACTAAATATTAAA GTACTTATGGATTTCGTACCTAATCATACTTCTGATGAACACGAGTGgttcaaaaaaagtgttgctGGTGATGAAACTTACCAGGATTACTATATTTGGCATAACATATCCGCAGATGGTAAACCCATTAATAACTGGATTAGTGTGTTTGGAGGATCAGCTTGGAATTGTACATCTGCCCGACGACAATgctattttcatcaatttcattataaaCAGCCAGACTTGAATTTCCGTAGTGAGAAAGTCAAGAGAGAAATGGAG GACATCATCAAGTTCTGGTTGGCTAAAGGGATACACGGCTTTCGCATTGATGCAATCCCCCATTTGTTCGAAGCCGAAAATCTTCAAGATGAACCAAGAACATTTCTTCCTGGTATAGTAAACGGGGAATATGGATACTTGCATCATTTTAACACGAAAGATCAGCCCGAAACTTACGAGGTTGTCAAGtcctggagaaaaattatggatgaTTACGCAGATTCTACTAACAGCGAAGAAAAG GTTATGACGGTAGAAGCGTATGCATGGTtaaataatacagtgaagtaTTATGACTTCGGCTGTCATGTCCCATTCAACTTCTACTTCATAACTGATGTGAATCGCAACTCTGGGCCCGATGAATTCAAAAACATTATCGACATGTGGACCGCTGAAACGGAAAAAAGACCGGGAACTGTTGCTAACTGGGTG ATGGGTAATCATGACGGATCAAGAACGGCGAGCCGATTTCCAGGCCGTGGAGATCAGATGACAATGCTTGCAATGATCTTACCGGGAATTGCAGTGACATACAACGGCGAAGAAATTGGCATGATTGATAAAACAGACATTAGTTATGAAGAGACACAGGATCCTGCTGGTTGCAATGCTGGACCCGATAAATACAAGGAAAAATCCCGGGATTCTGTCCGAACTCCAATGCAGTGGGACAACAGCGTCAACGCAG GATTCAATGATGGAACTAAACCCTGGCTTCCTGTGAACGAAAATTTTATAGAACTGAATTTGGCTGCTCAAAAGATTGCGAAAGCTTcccattataaaatttatcagaAGCTGATTCATTTGAGAAAAACAAAAGCGGCGCTTTTGTCTGGAAAGTTAGGGAGTTTCGTGTCACCTGACAAAAAGTCCCTGACAATCGTCAGATCTACTGACATGGATAGTATTATTCTGGTCATTAACTTCTCCGACACAGAAACTGTTACTGTCAATGTGACCAGTCAGGTGTCCTCACTGGCGGCTGGAGGAATCGTTGAAGTTGCAACACTGGATTCACCTATTAAGGAAGG CTCAAGTGTGAATCTGAAGAAGTTGTCGATCGCCCCTAAACAATCATTAGTTCTCTCTGCTAAAATCAAGCAATAG